In Exiguobacterium sp. 9-2, the genomic window GAGACACGCTGTCCGCAACCGAACTCCCATGTATCCACGTTATGACAGTATTGACACCGTAGTGGACATCCTTGCGTAAAGACGATGAATCGAATGCCAGGACCATCGACTGTTCCACATGATTCAACGGAATGGATCATACCATAGGTCATCCTGCTCACTTCCTTTCACATACTACACATCATTTTAGAGAGAACCGTGGAACGTACGATTGATGACATCAATCTGTTGTTCACGCGTCAGTTTAATGAAGTTGACGGCATAACCGGATACCCGAATCGTTAACTGTGGATATTGTTCCGGATGCTCCATGGCATCAAGTAACGTCTCACGGTCAAAGACGTTGACATTCAAATGATGTCCTTTTGAAGTCGTACCGCCCATATATCCGTCAAGTAATCCGACCGTATTTCGAATACGTGTGGCTTCATCCTTACCAAGTGCTTTTGGCACGATCGAGAACGTGTAGGAGATACCATCGAGCGCATGTTCATATGGTAATTTTCCGACAGACGTCAAGGCGGCGACAGCACCACGGGTATCACGTCCATGCATCGGGTTAGCACCCGGTGCGAATGGTTCACCCGCACGGCGTCCGTCGGGTGTATTTCCTGTCTTTTTACCGTAGACAACGTTTGAAGTGATCGTCAGGACAGACTGTGTCGGGAGCGCATTGCGATACGTTGGATGTTTACGGATTTTCTCCATGAACAGCGTCACGAGATCAACCGCCATCTGATCGACCCGTTCATCGTTATTCCCGAACTTTGGAAACTCGCCTTCGATCTTGAAATCAACTGCAACCCCATCCGCATCTCGGATTGGACGAACTGTCGCATAACGGATGGCGGATAGACTATCAGCGACGACTGATAAACCAGCGATACCGCATGCCATCGTCCGTAAGATTTCCGGATCATGTAAAGCCATTTCAATCCGTTCGTAGCTGTACTTATCATGCATGTAGTGGATGACATTCAGTGTGTTGACGTACAGTTCCGCGAGCCAATCGAGTTGACGATCATAAGCCGCCATGACGGTTTCGTAATCGAGTACTTCATCGAGCATCAATGGTGTAGCTGGGGCGACTTGGATTTTGAGCTTCTCGTCCATTCCGCCATTGATCGTATAGAGTAATGCTTTTGCCAGGTTTGCTCGAGCACCGAAGAACTGCATCTGTTTCCCGATCTTCATCGCGGAGACACAACAAGCGATGCCGTAATCATCTCCATAAACCGGTAACATCAAATCATCGTTTTCATATTGAATCGAGCTTGAAACGATCGACATCTTCGCGCAAAATTCCTTGAATCCGCGTGGAAGCTGAGTAGACCAGAGAACGGTTAGATTCGGTTCCGGTGCCGGACCGAGTGTCGAGAGCGTGTGTAAGAAGCGGAATGAACTTTTCGTGACGTTTGATCGTCCATCTTCACTCATTCCACCGATTGATTCCGTTACCCACGTCGGATCACCTGAGAAGAGATCGTTGTAGTCTGGTGTCCGTAAGAACTTGACGATCCGAAGTTTCATGACGAAATGATCGACGAGCTCTTGTGCTGTCTCTTCCGTCAAGCGACCAGCCGCAAGATCACGTTCGACATAAATATCGAGGAACGTCGAGACGCGACCAAGTGACATGGCTGCCCCATTTTGCTCCTTGATGGCAGCAAGATAGGCAAGATAGACCCACTGGAATGCTTCTTGTGCTGTTTCTGCAGGGCGGGAGAGATCGAAACCATAGCGAGCTCCAAGCTCGGTCAATTCCGTTAATGCGCGCAACTGTTCATTCATCTCTTCACGGTCGCGAATCATCGATTCAGATAAGAACCCGCCACGTGCCTTTAAATCCTTCTTACGTTCTTCGATCA contains:
- the pflB gene encoding formate C-acetyltransferase gives rise to the protein MLLEKTSFWANFTSGEWIKTIDVADFIRLNRTEYTGDDHFLVGPTQATERLWQQILQLTNEERQRGGVFAVDAKTPSTILSHDAGYLDPSLEKIVGLQTDEPFKRSIHPNGGIRMVNDALAAYGFEADETVTKTFSEYRKTHNQGVFDAYTPEMRAARKAGIITGLPDAYGRGRIIGDYRRVALYGTARLIEERKKDLKARGGFLSESMIRDREEMNEQLRALTELTELGARYGFDLSRPAETAQEAFQWVYLAYLAAIKEQNGAAMSLGRVSTFLDIYVERDLAAGRLTEETAQELVDHFVMKLRIVKFLRTPDYNDLFSGDPTWVTESIGGMSEDGRSNVTKSSFRFLHTLSTLGPAPEPNLTVLWSTQLPRGFKEFCAKMSIVSSSIQYENDDLMLPVYGDDYGIACCVSAMKIGKQMQFFGARANLAKALLYTINGGMDEKLKIQVAPATPLMLDEVLDYETVMAAYDRQLDWLAELYVNTLNVIHYMHDKYSYERIEMALHDPEILRTMACGIAGLSVVADSLSAIRYATVRPIRDADGVAVDFKIEGEFPKFGNNDERVDQMAVDLVTLFMEKIRKHPTYRNALPTQSVLTITSNVVYGKKTGNTPDGRRAGEPFAPGANPMHGRDTRGAVAALTSVGKLPYEHALDGISYTFSIVPKALGKDEATRIRNTVGLLDGYMGGTTSKGHHLNVNVFDRETLLDAMEHPEQYPQLTIRVSGYAVNFIKLTREQQIDVINRTFHGSL